One part of the Mycobacterium marinum genome encodes these proteins:
- the sppA gene encoding signal peptide peptidase SppA: protein MFAFLPFLPSLSSVGDDVRALAERVDTARHHGVPNGCILEFNLRTMPAESNGFDPLLIISGGGRPMALRDAVAALHRGAEDPRVAGLIARVQLPPAPIGAVQELREAIAAFSAVKPSVAWAETYPGTLSYYLATAFREIWMQPSGEAGLIGFASNAMFLRDALDKVGIEAQFVARGEYKSAADLFTEDGYTDANREAVTRMLESLQDQVWQAVAQSRQIDAGVLDELADKAPLLRDEALSSGLIDRIGFRDEAYARIAELAGVEGVSPESIDTADKLPRMHLARYAGTARPRLAPPVPSIPGRRGKPTIAVVSVEGPIVNGRGGPQGLPLGPSSAGGDTIASALREVAADEEVSAIVLRVDSPGGSVTASETIWREVQRARDRGKPVVASMGSIAASGGYYVSMGADAIVANPGTITGSIGVITGKLVVRDLKDRLGVGSETLRTNANADAWSIDAPFTDEQRARREAEADMFYTDFVERVARGRNLRTEDVDAVARGRVWTGADALERGLIDELGGFRTAVRRAKVLAGLDEDTEVRLVGYPGSSLLDLLWPRGSSRPVAASVPEAVGALVVRSVAGAVGQVEQTLTGANVLWLGRSRF from the coding sequence ATGTTCGCCTTTCTGCCCTTCCTGCCCAGCTTGTCGAGTGTGGGGGACGACGTGCGCGCACTGGCCGAACGCGTCGACACCGCCCGTCACCACGGGGTACCCAACGGCTGCATCCTGGAATTCAACCTGCGCACCATGCCGGCGGAGAGCAACGGTTTCGACCCGCTTTTGATCATCTCCGGGGGCGGGCGGCCGATGGCGCTGCGCGATGCTGTTGCGGCGCTGCACCGCGGTGCCGAGGACCCTCGGGTCGCTGGCCTGATTGCCCGGGTGCAGCTTCCACCGGCGCCGATCGGGGCGGTTCAGGAACTTCGCGAGGCGATCGCGGCGTTTAGCGCCGTGAAACCGTCGGTGGCCTGGGCCGAAACGTATCCGGGTACGTTGTCCTACTACCTGGCGACGGCGTTTCGGGAGATCTGGATGCAGCCCTCCGGGGAGGCCGGGCTGATCGGCTTTGCCAGCAACGCGATGTTCCTGCGCGATGCGCTCGACAAGGTGGGCATCGAAGCCCAGTTCGTGGCGCGAGGCGAATACAAGTCGGCGGCAGACCTTTTCACTGAAGACGGTTACACCGACGCCAACCGTGAAGCCGTCACAAGGATGCTGGAAAGCCTGCAGGACCAGGTGTGGCAGGCGGTCGCCCAATCGCGCCAGATCGACGCGGGTGTACTTGATGAACTCGCCGACAAGGCTCCGCTGCTGCGGGATGAGGCGCTGTCCTCCGGTCTGATCGATCGGATCGGATTCCGCGACGAGGCCTATGCCAGGATCGCGGAATTGGCTGGCGTGGAGGGTGTTTCGCCGGAATCGATCGACACCGCAGACAAACTGCCGCGAATGCATCTGGCGCGCTATGCCGGCACCGCTAGGCCGCGTCTGGCGCCGCCCGTGCCGTCGATCCCGGGGCGCCGGGGCAAGCCCACGATCGCCGTTGTCAGCGTCGAGGGGCCGATCGTCAACGGCCGGGGTGGCCCACAGGGGTTGCCGTTGGGTCCGTCCAGCGCCGGTGGCGACACTATCGCATCGGCATTGCGTGAGGTGGCGGCCGACGAGGAGGTGTCGGCGATTGTGTTGCGGGTGGACAGTCCCGGCGGCTCGGTCACCGCGTCGGAGACCATCTGGCGTGAGGTGCAGCGGGCCCGCGACCGGGGCAAGCCGGTGGTGGCCTCGATGGGCTCGATCGCGGCCTCCGGCGGCTACTACGTATCGATGGGTGCGGATGCAATCGTCGCGAATCCGGGCACGATCACCGGTTCAATCGGAGTGATCACCGGGAAGCTGGTGGTCCGTGATCTGAAGGATCGGCTGGGTGTTGGGTCAGAGACGTTGCGCACCAACGCCAATGCTGACGCCTGGTCGATAGACGCACCATTTACCGACGAGCAGCGCGCCCGACGTGAGGCCGAGGCAGACATGTTCTACACCGATTTTGTGGAACGCGTAGCCCGGGGCCGCAACCTTCGCACCGAAGACGTGGATGCGGTTGCCCGAGGGCGAGTTTGGACCGGTGCCGATGCCCTGGAGCGGGGCTTGATCGACGAGCTCGGCGGCTTTCGCACCGCGGTCCGGCGCGCCAAGGTGCTGGCCGGCCTGGATGAGGACACCGAGGTCCGCCTGGTCGGCTATCCGGGCTCGTCGCTGCTGGATCTGCTGTGGCCGCGCGGGTCGTCTCGGCCGGTGGCGGCTTCGGTGCCCGAAGCCGTGGGCGCGCTGGTTGTCCGCTCGGTGGCCGGCGCCGTCGGGCAGGTCGAGCAGACGTTGACCGGGGCCAACGTGTTGTGGCTGGGGCGGTCGCGGTTCTAG
- a CDS encoding class I SAM-dependent methyltransferase, with the protein MARTHDDKWDLASSVGATATMVAAGRAMASRDPRGLIDDPFAEPLVRAVGVDFFIKMMDGEFDLSVLQNVTSAKAQAMVDGMAVRTKYFDGYFGDAIKSGIRQAVILASGLDARAYRLPWPADTVVYELDQPQVIEFKTNVLADLGAEPRATRRAIPIDLRGDWPAALRAAGLDTTAPTAWLAEGLLIYLPPEAQDRLFDNITALSAPGSTVATEFVPGIVDFDVDRARQMSGPFRDHGLDIDMSSLVYTGARNHVVDYLRAKGWDAEGVARSELFERNGMAVPDPSDDDPLGEIIFISAALTG; encoded by the coding sequence ATGGCACGCACGCACGATGACAAATGGGATCTGGCCTCCAGCGTCGGCGCCACCGCCACCATGGTCGCCGCGGGCCGGGCGATGGCATCGAGGGATCCCCGTGGTTTGATCGACGATCCGTTCGCCGAACCGCTGGTGCGCGCCGTCGGTGTCGACTTTTTCATCAAGATGATGGACGGCGAGTTCGATCTGAGTGTCCTGCAGAATGTTACGTCGGCAAAGGCCCAGGCGATGGTGGACGGAATGGCGGTACGCACCAAGTACTTCGACGGCTACTTCGGCGACGCCATCAAGAGCGGGATCCGGCAGGCGGTGATCCTCGCGTCGGGGCTGGATGCCCGCGCATACCGGTTGCCGTGGCCGGCCGACACCGTGGTCTACGAACTCGATCAACCTCAGGTGATCGAATTCAAGACCAATGTTCTGGCCGACCTCGGCGCCGAACCCAGGGCAACCCGGCGCGCAATCCCCATCGATCTGCGTGGGGACTGGCCGGCGGCGCTGCGGGCGGCCGGCCTGGACACCACGGCACCCACGGCATGGCTGGCCGAAGGCCTGCTGATCTACTTGCCGCCCGAGGCCCAAGACCGGTTGTTCGACAACATCACCGCGCTCAGCGCGCCGGGCAGCACCGTGGCTACCGAATTCGTGCCCGGCATTGTGGATTTCGATGTCGACCGGGCGCGGCAGATGTCAGGTCCGTTTCGCGACCATGGTTTGGACATCGACATGTCGTCGCTGGTCTACACCGGCGCGCGCAATCACGTCGTCGACTATCTGCGCGCCAAGGGCTGGGACGCCGAGGGCGTGGCCCGAAGCGAGCTTTTCGAGCGCAACGGCATGGCCGTTCCCGACCCCTCCGACGACGACCCGCTCGGCGAAATCATCTTCATCAGCGCCGCCCTGACCGGCTAG
- a CDS encoding class I SAM-dependent methyltransferase → MNWRTDADSWDPASSVGATATMVAASRARASRGPDALLDDRLAEPLVRAVGLQPLVRMIDGDTAVDDPPSSPRSLNEQIAVRTRYFDDFFTAACAGGIRQAVILASGLDTRAYRLNWPSGMTVYEIDQPQVIEFKTRTLAEFGALPCPDHRPIGIDLREDWPSALRQRGFDAGQPTAWIAEGLLVYLPPEAQDRLFDNIAELSTPGSQVATEHFPDPNGFSGPRAQRLSERWRRMGLDLDMAELIYHGDRNTVIDYLADHGWRVRARTFEEMHAHNGFEPPDDEMMALFGGMSYVTGIRK, encoded by the coding sequence ATGAACTGGCGGACGGACGCGGACAGCTGGGATCCGGCGTCCAGCGTGGGAGCGACGGCGACGATGGTCGCGGCTTCGCGGGCACGGGCCTCCCGGGGACCCGATGCGCTGCTCGACGACCGGCTCGCCGAGCCGCTCGTCCGTGCGGTGGGGCTGCAGCCGTTGGTTCGCATGATCGATGGTGACACCGCGGTCGACGATCCGCCGTCAAGCCCCCGGTCGCTAAACGAACAGATCGCGGTGCGCACCAGGTATTTCGATGACTTCTTCACTGCTGCCTGTGCGGGCGGTATCCGCCAGGCGGTGATCCTGGCGTCAGGTCTGGACACCAGGGCTTACCGATTGAACTGGCCATCGGGCATGACGGTCTACGAAATTGACCAACCGCAAGTGATCGAGTTCAAGACGCGCACGCTGGCCGAGTTCGGCGCACTCCCCTGCCCCGACCATCGGCCGATCGGTATCGACCTGCGCGAGGATTGGCCGAGCGCGCTGCGGCAGCGCGGTTTCGACGCCGGGCAACCGACCGCATGGATCGCCGAGGGCCTGCTGGTCTATCTGCCGCCCGAGGCCCAGGATCGGCTGTTCGACAACATCGCCGAGCTCAGCACGCCGGGAAGCCAGGTCGCCACCGAGCACTTCCCCGACCCCAACGGCTTCTCCGGGCCGCGCGCACAGCGGCTTTCCGAACGCTGGCGCCGGATGGGGCTGGATCTGGACATGGCCGAGCTGATTTACCATGGCGACCGCAACACCGTCATCGACTACCTCGCCGACCACGGATGGCGGGTGCGGGCCCGAACGTTTGAAGAGATGCACGCACACAATGGGTTTGAGCCGCCCGACGATGAAATGATGGCGCTGTTCGGCGGGATGAGCTACGTCACCGGGATCCGCAAGTAG
- a CDS encoding class I SAM-dependent methyltransferase has product MTSTGSTRYDGDSWDLASSVGVTATMVAAARAMATRAENPLINDPYAEPLVRAVGVDLLTRLATGEFNVADLDDDPQRPLGPIGDVADNMAVRTRFFDDFFLDATRAGLEQVVILASGLDARAYRLPWPPQTVVYEIDLPQVIDFKSRTLADLGAAPTADRRVVAVDLREDWPAALRAAGFDPNQPTAWSAEGLLGYLPPEAQDRLLDTVTELSAPGSRLAAECLSSVDPGEEEQLKERMQEVSARWRAHGFDVDMVGLVYFGDRNEAVPYLSDRGWLLTSTPLPELRAANGLAPAAVDDDGPSVDMLYVSGTLYTTPRPDPAP; this is encoded by the coding sequence ATGACCTCCACCGGTTCCACCAGGTATGACGGCGACAGCTGGGATTTGGCATCAAGTGTCGGGGTGACCGCGACCATGGTGGCCGCCGCCCGCGCGATGGCTACCCGTGCCGAGAACCCGCTGATCAACGATCCCTACGCCGAACCATTGGTGCGAGCCGTCGGAGTGGACCTCTTGACCCGGCTGGCGACCGGCGAATTCAACGTTGCCGACCTCGATGACGATCCCCAACGCCCGCTTGGCCCCATCGGCGACGTTGCCGACAACATGGCGGTACGCACCAGGTTTTTCGACGACTTCTTCCTGGATGCGACGCGGGCGGGCCTCGAGCAGGTCGTCATCCTCGCCTCGGGACTGGATGCCCGCGCATACCGGTTGCCATGGCCGCCCCAGACCGTGGTCTACGAGATTGATCTGCCGCAGGTGATCGATTTCAAATCCCGCACCCTGGCCGATCTGGGGGCCGCCCCCACCGCAGACCGCCGAGTGGTGGCCGTCGATTTGCGGGAAGACTGGCCCGCGGCGTTGCGCGCCGCCGGTTTCGACCCGAACCAGCCGACCGCATGGAGCGCCGAAGGTCTACTGGGATACCTCCCGCCGGAGGCCCAGGACCGGCTGCTCGACACCGTCACCGAACTCAGCGCCCCCGGCAGCCGGCTGGCCGCCGAATGCCTGAGCAGTGTGGATCCGGGCGAGGAGGAACAGCTCAAAGAGCGCATGCAAGAGGTCTCCGCGCGCTGGCGCGCTCATGGTTTCGACGTCGACATGGTCGGACTCGTCTATTTCGGCGACCGCAACGAGGCGGTGCCCTACCTCTCAGACCGCGGTTGGCTCTTGACCAGCACCCCGTTGCCTGAACTGCGCGCGGCAAACGGACTTGCACCGGCGGCGGTCGACGACGACGGCCCCTCGGTAGACATGCTCTACGTCAGTGGCACCCTCTACACGACGCCCCGGCCGGACCCGGCGCCATGA
- a CDS encoding SDR family NAD(P)-dependent oxidoreductase — translation MAGRRVLITGASSGVGAALARMLAARGTTVGLIARRRDRLEEVLADCRKTSPQSVMWVADLCDTAGAARLALQAWQAMGGIDVLINNAAIPKRREVSALRPTEVEQVMGVNFFAPMRMTLALLPRMLARGSGTIVNVSSVGGRLGIIHESAYCASKFALCGWSESIAVDLAGSGVSVKLIQPGPVDTEIWDRPDNEDPLYRGPKVPADLVAEGIIAAIGSDRFEHYLPEMMALKDIVDAKNADLDTFLTAAAAMTWQ, via the coding sequence ATGGCCGGCCGGCGGGTATTGATCACGGGTGCATCGTCCGGGGTCGGCGCGGCCCTGGCCAGAATGCTGGCCGCCCGCGGCACGACGGTCGGGTTGATCGCCCGTCGGCGCGACCGGCTCGAGGAGGTCCTGGCCGATTGCCGCAAGACCTCGCCGCAATCGGTGATGTGGGTGGCCGATCTCTGCGACACCGCCGGGGCCGCCCGGCTGGCTCTGCAAGCCTGGCAGGCGATGGGCGGCATCGACGTGCTGATCAACAACGCCGCGATCCCGAAACGTCGGGAAGTGAGCGCGTTGCGGCCGACCGAGGTGGAGCAGGTCATGGGGGTCAACTTCTTTGCCCCGATGCGGATGACCCTGGCTTTGTTGCCGCGGATGTTGGCGCGCGGATCGGGCACCATCGTCAACGTGTCCAGCGTCGGCGGTCGCCTCGGCATCATTCATGAATCTGCCTATTGCGCAAGTAAGTTCGCGCTGTGCGGCTGGAGTGAGTCGATCGCGGTCGACCTGGCGGGAAGCGGTGTCTCGGTAAAACTGATCCAGCCTGGTCCCGTCGACACCGAAATCTGGGACCGGCCCGACAATGAGGATCCGCTCTACCGCGGGCCCAAGGTCCCGGCCGACTTGGTGGCCGAGGGCATCATCGCGGCCATCGGCAGTGACCGCTTCGAGCACTACCTGCCCGAGATGATGGCCTTGAAGGACATCGTGGATGCCAAGAATGCCGACCTCGATACGTTTCTCACCGCCGCGGCGGCCATGACCTGGCAATGA
- a CDS encoding zinc-dependent alcohol dehydrogenase → MKALVYGVAPEPFEVDEPANPLACNLARTPTALRELADPRPLRPDWVITRPRLTGICGSDSKQILLDFGEQDADNALAAFCSFPQVMGHEVVADVVELGPEAGGLEVGQRVVLNPWLSCRPRGIEPPCPACQSGDYSLCWSFTDGGIQPGIHTGVSADVTGGYAELMPAHDSMLFPVPGPISDEAAVFADPFSVSLHAITRHPPPRSGRVLVYGAGSLGLCAIAILRALYPDVAVAAVARFAAQGELAGRFGAAKVVAHEPRLAIIEELVAWGGGRLRQALLGLPMAHPGAVDVVYDTVGKPETFEVGVRVLNSRGTLVKAGVHAPGRWEWSPLYFKEISWVGSNAFGVEEVEGVRKHAIAHYFDLVADDRLDLRSMLTHTFALPQWRDAFLAIANQGESGAVKVAFDQR, encoded by the coding sequence ATGAAAGCCCTGGTTTACGGCGTAGCCCCCGAGCCATTCGAGGTCGATGAGCCGGCGAACCCGTTGGCGTGCAACCTGGCCCGCACCCCGACGGCGCTGCGCGAGCTGGCCGATCCGCGGCCGCTGCGACCGGATTGGGTGATCACCCGGCCGCGGCTGACGGGCATCTGCGGGTCTGACTCCAAGCAGATCCTGCTCGACTTCGGCGAGCAGGACGCCGACAACGCCTTGGCCGCCTTCTGCTCGTTCCCGCAAGTCATGGGACACGAGGTGGTCGCCGACGTGGTGGAGCTGGGGCCCGAGGCGGGTGGGCTCGAAGTCGGTCAGCGGGTGGTGCTCAACCCGTGGCTGTCGTGCCGGCCACGGGGGATCGAACCACCGTGCCCGGCCTGCCAAAGCGGTGACTACAGCCTGTGCTGGAGCTTCACCGACGGTGGCATCCAGCCGGGCATCCATACCGGGGTGTCGGCGGACGTAACCGGCGGATACGCCGAACTGATGCCCGCCCACGACAGCATGCTGTTTCCGGTTCCAGGGCCAATTAGCGACGAGGCGGCGGTGTTCGCCGATCCGTTCTCGGTGTCCCTGCATGCGATCACCCGCCATCCGCCGCCGCGATCCGGCCGGGTGCTGGTCTACGGCGCGGGATCACTCGGGTTGTGCGCGATCGCGATCCTGCGGGCGCTCTACCCGGACGTGGCGGTGGCCGCGGTGGCACGGTTTGCCGCCCAGGGCGAGCTGGCCGGCCGCTTTGGCGCCGCCAAAGTCGTGGCTCACGAACCGCGGCTGGCGATCATCGAGGAGTTGGTCGCCTGGGGCGGTGGCCGGCTACGGCAGGCTCTGCTGGGCTTGCCGATGGCGCACCCCGGGGCCGTCGACGTCGTGTACGACACGGTGGGCAAGCCAGAGACGTTCGAGGTAGGAGTGCGGGTCCTCAACTCGCGCGGGACCCTGGTCAAGGCCGGCGTTCACGCGCCGGGGCGGTGGGAGTGGAGTCCGCTGTATTTCAAGGAGATCAGCTGGGTCGGTTCCAACGCGTTCGGCGTCGAGGAGGTCGAGGGGGTGCGCAAGCATGCCATCGCCCACTATTTCGACCTGGTCGCCGACGACCGGCTGGACTTGCGGAGCATGCTCACCCATACCTTCGCGCTACCGCAATGGCGCGACGCCTTCCTGGCGATTGCGAACCAAGGCGAAAGCGGAGCGGTGAAGGTGGCCTTCGATCAACGTTGA
- a CDS encoding class I SAM-dependent methyltransferase — protein sequence MTNHHPRFGLHHSGESRDYLPAAGHDALLPAYDLLSRLLGMNKIHRTLITQAELADCGRILEIGCGTGNLAIKAKRAQPRAEVIGSDPDPRALQRAQRKTGNVEGVRFDQGYAQRLPYADGEFDRVLSSMMLHHLDEDAKSAAAAEAFRVLRPGGRLHLVDVGGDMSAHDGLASRFIRHNLHVAGNLGDGIRRLLDTAGFDVAEVGAQRHPLLGRLVYYRATRPCA from the coding sequence ATGACCAATCATCATCCACGTTTCGGTCTCCACCACAGCGGCGAATCCCGCGACTACCTGCCCGCGGCCGGCCATGATGCGCTGCTTCCCGCGTATGACCTGCTGTCCCGCCTGCTGGGCATGAACAAGATCCATCGGACGCTGATCACCCAGGCCGAACTCGCCGACTGCGGTCGCATCCTGGAAATCGGCTGCGGCACTGGGAACCTCGCCATCAAAGCCAAGCGCGCTCAACCCCGGGCCGAGGTGATCGGATCCGATCCCGACCCGCGCGCGCTGCAGCGCGCGCAACGCAAGACGGGCAATGTCGAGGGAGTTCGTTTCGACCAGGGCTACGCTCAGCGGCTGCCCTATGCCGACGGCGAGTTCGACCGGGTGCTGTCCTCGATGATGCTGCACCATCTGGATGAAGACGCTAAATCCGCTGCGGCGGCGGAAGCATTTCGGGTGCTGCGGCCCGGTGGCCGGCTGCATCTGGTCGATGTCGGCGGCGACATGTCCGCCCATGACGGCCTGGCGTCGCGCTTCATCAGGCACAACCTCCATGTCGCGGGCAACCTGGGCGATGGGATTCGACGCCTGCTGGATACCGCCGGGTTCGACGTCGCCGAGGTCGGCGCCCAACGCCACCCGCTGCTCGGCCGGCTCGTCTACTACCGCGCCACCCGCCCGTGCGCCTGA
- a CDS encoding AraC family transcriptional regulator, with protein MARAARLIQHRSGVPIYGYRTDPDIPRVSVLRPGPEDLGDRARHIHDFPALWYVPAAGLVYIAAAGQVLEPTQFGSLEGGAAMFFDPAALGGDGGSPWPSWRTHPLLFPFLHGHSGGILKLEVPAARRSTWNGAIAAIEAELTTRQQGYGQAVAAHLTLLLIELARLARDVVGDLRRSGEPLLAEVFEVIDRRHAEPLSLRDVAAEVGMTPGHLTTIVRRRTGRTVQEWIIERRMAQARELLVATDLAVGEVARRVGISDPGYFSRLFSRAHGTSPRQWRVLAPRH; from the coding sequence ATGGCCCGGGCCGCACGGCTGATCCAGCACCGCAGTGGGGTACCCATCTATGGATATCGCACCGACCCGGATATTCCACGGGTGTCGGTGCTGCGGCCCGGGCCTGAGGATCTGGGCGACCGCGCTCGTCACATCCACGACTTCCCTGCGCTGTGGTACGTACCCGCAGCCGGGCTGGTGTACATCGCCGCTGCCGGTCAGGTGCTCGAGCCCACGCAATTCGGGTCCCTCGAGGGTGGGGCTGCGATGTTTTTCGATCCTGCCGCCCTCGGCGGGGACGGAGGGTCGCCCTGGCCGTCGTGGCGGACGCATCCGTTGTTGTTCCCGTTTCTGCACGGACACTCGGGCGGGATCCTGAAGCTGGAGGTGCCCGCGGCCCGACGATCGACGTGGAATGGTGCGATCGCGGCGATCGAAGCGGAGTTGACCACGCGTCAGCAGGGCTACGGCCAGGCTGTTGCGGCGCACCTCACGCTGCTGCTCATCGAACTCGCCCGCCTCGCCCGCGACGTGGTCGGGGACTTGCGCCGCAGCGGCGAACCGCTACTGGCCGAGGTGTTCGAGGTGATCGACCGGCGCCACGCCGAGCCGTTGTCGCTGCGCGACGTGGCGGCCGAGGTCGGCATGACGCCAGGACACCTGACCACGATCGTGCGTCGCCGCACCGGACGCACCGTGCAGGAATGGATTATCGAGCGCCGCATGGCCCAGGCGCGCGAGCTATTGGTCGCCACGGACCTTGCGGTTGGCGAGGTTGCCAGACGGGTGGGGATCTCCGATCCCGGCTATTTCAGCAGACTGTTCAGCAGAGCGCATGGCACCTCACCGCGGCAGTGGCGGGTGCTGGCGCCCCGGCACTGA
- a CDS encoding L-fuculose-phosphate aldolase codes for MKFVDNAQVAVLAAAKDMLRRGLVEGTAGNISARCADGNLVITPSSVDYADMTLDDLVQVDADGTVLHAKAGRAPSTEMHLHLACYQAFDDIGSVIHSHPVWATMFAIAHQPIPACIDEFAVYCGGDVRCAEYAASGTPEVGRNAVAALQGRAAALIANHGLVAVGPRPDKVLHVTALVERTAQIVWGARALGGPVPIPEDVNRNFAGVYAYLRANPM; via the coding sequence GTGAAATTCGTTGACAACGCCCAGGTCGCGGTGCTGGCGGCGGCCAAGGACATGCTGCGCCGCGGCCTGGTGGAAGGAACGGCCGGCAACATATCCGCGCGGTGCGCGGACGGCAACCTGGTGATAACGCCCTCCTCGGTCGACTATGCGGACATGACGCTGGACGACCTGGTGCAGGTCGACGCCGACGGCACGGTGCTGCATGCCAAAGCCGGGCGCGCGCCCTCAACCGAGATGCACCTGCACCTGGCGTGTTACCAGGCGTTCGACGACATCGGCAGCGTCATCCACAGCCACCCGGTATGGGCGACCATGTTCGCCATCGCGCACCAACCGATTCCGGCCTGCATCGACGAATTCGCGGTCTACTGCGGCGGAGACGTTCGCTGCGCCGAATACGCCGCATCCGGAACACCCGAGGTCGGCCGCAACGCGGTTGCGGCGTTGCAGGGCCGCGCCGCCGCGTTGATCGCCAACCACGGACTGGTGGCCGTCGGGCCCCGCCCCGACAAGGTGCTGCACGTCACGGCACTGGTTGAGCGCACCGCCCAAATCGTCTGGGGCGCCAGAGCTCTCGGCGGCCCGGTGCCCATTCCCGAAGACGTGAACCGTAACTTCGCCGGCGTGTACGCGTATCTGCGCGCCAATCCGATGTAG
- a CDS encoding NAD(P)-dependent oxidoreductase gives MRSRPRALVTAPLRGSGLDKLRQLVDVVYDPWISELEGGPLRIYSAEQLAERITSESVDIVVVEADSVSGAVLQLGLRAIFSTRGDPNNVDIAGATAAGIPVLNTPARNADAVAEMTVALLLASTRHLLTADADVRSGNIFRDGTIPYQRFRGWEIAGRTAGLVGLGAVGRATAWRLTGLGLRVIAHDPYCADARHGLEELLAESDIVSLHAPVTDDTVGMIGAQQFASMRDGAVFLNTARAQLHDTDALVQALRAGKVAAAGLDHFVGEWLPTDHPLASMPNVVLTPHIGGATWNTEARQAQMVADGLQALLSGTRPTHILNPEVLAR, from the coding sequence GTGAGGTCTCGACCGCGCGCACTGGTGACGGCCCCGCTTCGCGGTTCCGGCTTGGACAAACTCCGGCAACTGGTGGACGTCGTCTATGACCCATGGATAAGCGAGCTCGAAGGGGGCCCGCTGCGCATCTACAGCGCCGAGCAACTGGCCGAGCGGATCACCAGCGAGTCTGTCGACATTGTTGTGGTGGAAGCTGATTCGGTCAGCGGAGCGGTGTTGCAGCTGGGTTTGCGCGCCATCTTCTCCACCCGCGGGGATCCCAACAACGTCGACATCGCCGGGGCCACCGCGGCCGGCATCCCGGTGCTCAACACGCCGGCCCGCAACGCCGATGCGGTCGCCGAGATGACGGTGGCACTGCTGCTGGCCAGCACCCGCCACCTGCTGACCGCGGACGCAGACGTCAGATCCGGCAATATCTTTCGTGACGGAACCATCCCCTACCAGCGATTCCGCGGCTGGGAAATCGCCGGGCGCACCGCCGGGCTGGTGGGCCTGGGGGCGGTAGGCCGTGCCACCGCGTGGCGGCTGACCGGCCTGGGCCTGCGGGTCATCGCGCACGATCCGTACTGCGCGGACGCGCGACACGGTCTGGAGGAGCTGCTGGCCGAGTCCGACATCGTCTCCCTGCATGCGCCGGTCACCGACGACACCGTCGGCATGATCGGCGCGCAACAATTCGCATCGATGCGCGACGGCGCCGTCTTCCTCAATACGGCGCGGGCCCAATTGCACGACACCGACGCACTGGTGCAGGCGCTGCGCGCCGGCAAGGTCGCCGCCGCCGGCCTGGACCATTTCGTCGGCGAATGGCTGCCGACCGATCACCCACTGGCCAGCATGCCCAATGTCGTGCTGACTCCCCATATCGGCGGGGCCACCTGGAACACCGAGGCGCGACAGGCGCAGATGGTCGCCGACGGTCTGCAAGCATTGCTGTCCGGAACCAGACCCACCCATATCCTCAACCCGGAGGTGCTGGCCCGGTGA